One part of the Engraulis encrasicolus isolate BLACKSEA-1 unplaced genomic scaffold, IST_EnEncr_1.0 scaffold_31_np1212, whole genome shotgun sequence genome encodes these proteins:
- the LOC134443432 gene encoding uncharacterized protein LOC134443432, with translation MDSAEIVTLKEKCLKAQALFSKKAYRLLESVQHMEKDVLISEIKVLKEEFGKMHDAGLDYTDALEETVGAEEETAQVNEEITKCLAAFTKALQHARETLWSQYAEADIQLHADGAEKNWAEVEATEVKKLSETDHHALKNCLREKIHALEERVLEWDSLIPVKGMVYHRQVYNLCNKLRDWERSWQKSQRIQTNKESVGSGASQPTHQVPSTAYAPAPTSATPTVSKPKVAIENLDKTDCATLLHLLEHVQPTSPRNLSSPPSQPQNAVIDSSTDCTQGLYATLLTQTELEGEVRSTNDCTEEKDAPVPCESSAAIHLEMEPSLKSRKGCEAGMKATGRPQGSEISATGDTDLENVKSSPASLLLYKTVHMTAGLQESKSSARSNQLHSTSDPVYPSKPEPSNPAKMGERSGHFRKEAIKVDDVTPAKPAAKLTPTKPPAAESDCNTGQSEKGHRRPSAVGQWRKAFQASLTAGIQPWKWPGKKVPTTFDNPSHSRWSPTRLREPTAWRNREVENCLGGNSQVPAHPKWEVRPLYGTIACTSRTVAVWLKGNCQNPVPSKWEASGISTCTGQTVEVWLDGNGQGRVRPKWEARHPWPWKEKQREALVLPSTLVPSQGSRRTVHCCPLRSTAEPREGRWSFLWKEDEEKKISSLTQLPGSNHVLTPSHSLSLSHTLTLLAGRCTPNAATMTNTFCMYTHPHPHTSSWLV, from the coding sequence atggattcgGCTGAGATAGTGACCCTCAAAGAAAAATGCCTAAAGGCACAAGCCCTGTTTAGCAAGAAAGCTTACAGGTTGTTAGAATCAGTGCAACACATGGAGAAAGATGTTCTTATTAGTGAAATTAAAGTCCTCAAAGAAGAGTTTGGAAAAATGCATGACGCTGGCCTAGACTATACTGACGCCTTGGAAGAAACTGTTGGTGCGGAAGAAGAAACAGCGCAGGTCAACGAGGAAATAACCAAGTGCCTTGCTGCCTTCACTAAAGCGCTCCAACATGCCAGGGAGACTCTGTGGTCACAATATGCCGAGGCTGACATCCAGCTGCATGCTGATGGGGCAGAAAAGAATTGGGCCGAGGTGGAGGCCACTGAAGTGAAGAAGCTGTCTGAGACTGATCACCACGCCCTGAAAAATTGCCTGCGGGAGAAAATTCATGCTCTTGAGGAAAGGGTGCTCGAGTGGGACAGTCTCATCCCTGTGAAGGGTATGGTGTACCATCGGCAGGTGTACAATCTGTGCAACAAGCTGCGTGACTGGGAGCGGAGCTGGCAAAAGTCACAGCGCATCCAGACCAACAAAGAATCCGTGGGGTCTGGAGCTTCACAGCCAACACACCAGGTTCCCAGCACCGCATATGCACCAGCACCAACCTCTGCCACACCTACTGTTTCAAAACCCAAGGTCGCCATAGAGAACCTGGACAAGACAGATTGTGCCACACTTCTTCATCTCCTTGAGCATGTGCAGCCAACCAGCCCCAGAAATCTTTCCTCGCCACCAAGTCAGCCACAGAATGCAGTAATTGACTCCAGCACAGACTGCACACAAGGACTGTATGCAACCCTGCTCACCCAGACAGAGCTGGAAGGAGAGGTGAGGTCCACAAATGATTGCACTGAAGAAAAGGATGCGCCGGTGCCATGTGAGAGTAGCGCCGCCATCCATCTGGAAATGGAACCAAGCCTGAAATCCAGGAAAGGATGTGAAGCAGGGATGAAGGCCACTGGGAGACCACAAGGAAGTGAAATCTCAGCCACAGGTGATACCGACCTAGAGAATGTCAAATCTAGCCCTGCATCACTCCTTTTGTACAAAACAGTACACATGACTGCTGGGCTGCAAGAAAGTAAAAGCTCAGCCAGAAGCAACCAGCTACATTCCACATCTGACCCTGTGTATCCTTCGAAGCCAGAGCCATCAAACCCAGCTAAAATGGGAGAGAGGTCTGGTCACTTCAGAAAAGAAGCCATAAAAGTGGATGATGTAACACCAGCCAAGCCTGCCGCCAAACTTACTCCAACGAAGCCACCTGCGGCTGAGTCTGACTGCAACACTGGTCAGTCAGAGAAAGGTCATAGGAGGCCCTCTGCCGTAGGACAATGGAGGAAGGCATTCCAGGCGTCGCTCACAGCAGGCATCCAACCCTGGAAATGGCCAGGGAAAAAAGTGCCCACCACCTTCGACAACCCCTCGCATTCCAGATGGTCGCCGACACGGTTGCGTGAGCCTACTGCCTGGAGGAACCGAGAAGTGGAAAACTGTCTGGGTGGCAACAGCCAGGTCCCAGCTCACCCAAAGTGGGAGGTGAGACCATTATATGGGACCATCGCTTGCACGAGTCGAACAGTTGCAGTCTGGCTGAAGGGTAACTGCCAGAACCCGGTTCCTTCCAAGTGGGAGGCATCCGGGATCAGCACCTGCACGGGCCAAACCGTAGAGGTCTGGCTGGATGGCAATGGTCAGGGCCGGGTCCGCCCAAAGTGGGAGGCAAGACATCCCTGGCCGTGGAAGGAAAAGCAACGCGAAGCCCTCGTGTTGCCATCTACGCTGGTGCCCTCGCAGGGTTCCAGAAGAACGGTCCACTGCTGTCCACTGCGGTCCACTGCTGAGCCACGAGAAGGCAGGTGGTCCTTCTTGTGGAAAgaagatgaggagaaaaaaatctCCAGCTTGACCCAATTGCCTGGGTCAAATCATGTCCtaaccccctctcactctctctctctttctcacaccctTACACTGTTGGCTGGTAGGTGCACGCCGAACGCTGCCACCATGACCAACACGTtctgcatgtacacacacccacacccacacacatcaagCTGGTTGGTGTAG
- the LOC134443418 gene encoding DENN domain-containing protein 5A-like, whose product MTTGFGTSSSSVRFADYFVICGLDTESGLEPDELSGESLERSPLRRAFKSKVLSHFPENVDWNPFDQDAVGMLCMPKGLCFRTQSECRDSEFHSFIITREDGSRSYGFALTFYEEVSSVQICSAMQTLYHMHNAAHYDIIQEAPPTHDDVIEQAPPSHYDITRQVPPTRYDIPPQAPTPGPAPGSSRLQRFNSYDVSRDTLYVSKCVCLLAPLPFQNAARKILEQLYRAAIATTPPPLPLESYVFNVLYEVPLPPAGRSLRFSGVYSAVVCQRPASSELPLFDFSLRELFTLLGADNVLQLFTCALLEIQILLYSQHYQRLMTVAESVTALMFPFLWQHVYVPILPASLLHFLDAPVPYLMGLHSNGRNERNTLELPQEANLCFVDIDEGVCELPEDLPQLTCALWISMCVCVLQANLCFVDIDEGVCELPEDLPQFPQRCHFLSELKETLQSLNVPAEGSTHSRGTRSSVSTPHTPHRTHTHTHTHAHTHTLHDTHTPHTTPHTPPRRDDKRNGNVGGVMTSLTPPLLRENATMARLHALVKKTGISLEKVESKEDPIESREECVRLQVSEEEWSDQRVNIAVREIFANRFAQMFADYEVFVIQPSHDREAWFSNRDQMQNFDKVNTHTHTHTHTHTHTHTHTHTP is encoded by the exons gtGAGAGTCTCGAGCGCTCTCCTCTGCGGCGTGCCTTCAAGTCGAAGGTTTTGTCTCATTTTCCAGAAAATGTAGACTGGAACCCTTTCGACCAGGATGCAGTGGGCATg ctGTGTATGCCAAAGGGTTTGTGTTTTCGGACTCAGTCTGAGTGTCGCGACTCCGAGTTCCATTCCTTCATCATCACGCGAGAGGACGGATCCCGATCCTACGGCTTCGCACTCACCTTCTacgaagag gTGTCGTCCGTTCAGATCTGCTCGGCGATGCAGACCCTGTACCACATGCACAACGCCGCCCATTATGACATCATCCAGGAGGCCCCTCCCACACACGACGACGTCATCGAGCAGGCCCCGCCCAGTCACTATGACATCACTAGACAGGTCCCGCCCACCCGTTATGACATCCCTCCCCAGGCCCCGACCCCCGGCCCCGCCCCCGGTTCGTCTCGTCTGCAGCGGTTCAACTCCTACGACGTCTCGCGCGACACGCTCTACGTCTCCAAGTGCGTCTGCCTGCTCGCCCCGCTGCCATTCCAGAACGCGGCACGCAAGATTCTAGAACAGCTGTATCGCGCCGCCATAGCAACcacgccgccgccgctgccactGGAGAGCTACGTCTTCAACGTGCTGTACgag GTCCCTCTGCCCCCTGCTGGTCGTTCTCTGCGTTTCAGCG gtgTGTATTCTGCGGTGGTGTGTCAGCGCCCGGCCTCGTCTGAGTTGCCGCTCTTCGACTTCTCTCTTCGCGAACTCTTCACTCTGCTGGGAGCCGACAACGTGCTGCAACTCTTTACATGCGCACTGCTGGAGATCCAAATACTACTCTACTCacaac attaccAGCGGTTGATGACGGTGGCTGAGAGCGTGACGGCGTTGATGTTCCCGTTCCTATGGCAACACGTGTATGTTCCGATCCTGCCCGCCTCGCTACTTCACTTCCTGGATGCTCCTGTTCCGTACCTCATGGGTCTCCATAGCAACGGACGCAACGAACGCAACACACTGGAGCTGCCACaggag gctaaCTTGTGCTTTGTGGATAtcgatgagggtgtgtgtgagctgcCGGAGGATCTGCCCCA gctaaCTTGTGCTTTGTGgatatcgatgtgtgtgtgtgtgttgcaggctaaCTTGTGCTTTGTGGATAtcgatgagggtgtgtgtgagctgcCGGAGGATCTGCCCCAGTTCCCCCAGCGATGTCACTTCCTGTCTGAGCTCAAGGAGACGCTGCAGAGCCTCAACgtgccagcagagggcagcacacacag CAGGGGCACCAGGAGTAGTGTTAgcacgccacacacaccacacaggacacacacgcacacgcacacacacgcgcacacacacacactgcacgacacacacacacctcacaccacGCCTCACACTCCACCCAGACGAGACGACAAGCGCAACGGGAATGTGGGAGGAGTCATGACATCATTAACCCCGCCCCTTCTGAGGGAGAATGCCACCATGGCGAGACTACACGCCCTGGTCAAGAAGACCGGCATCAGCTTGGAgaag gtggaAAGCAAAGAGGACCCGATTGAGAGCAGGGAGGAGTGTGTACGCCTGCAG gtgagtgaggaggagtggagtgaccAGCGTGTCAACATCGCGGTGCGGGAGATCTTCGCTAACCGCTTCGCCCAGATGTTCGCCGACTACGAAGTCTTCGTCATCCAGCCGAGTCACGACCGCGAGGCCTGGTTTAGCAACCGAGACCAGATGCAGAACTTTgacaaggtgaacacacacacacacacacacacacacacacacacacacacacacacacacacacacacac catag
- the LOC134443433 gene encoding uncharacterized protein LOC134443433: MDSAEIVTLKEKCLKAQALFSKKAYRLLESVQHMEKDVLISEIKVLKEEFGKMHDAGLDYTDALEETVGAEEETAQVNEEITKCLAAFTKALQHARETLWSQYAEADIQLHADGAEKKWAEVEATEVKKLSETDHHALKNCLREKIHALEERVLEWDSLIPVKGMVYHRQVYNLCNKLRDWERSWQKSQRIQTNKESVGSGASQPTHQVPSTAYAPAPTSATPTVSKPKVAIENLDKTDCATLLHLLEHVQPTSPRNLSSPPSQPQNAVIDSSTDCMQGLDATLLTQTELEGEMRSTNDFTEENDALVPCESSAAIHLEMEPSLKFKKGCEAGMKDTGRPQESEISVTGDAHLENVKSSPASLLLYKTVHMTAGLQESKSSARSNQLHSTSDPVYPSKPEPSNPAKMAEGSGHFRKETIKVDEVTPAKPAAKLTPTKPPAAESDCNTGQSEKGHRRPSAVGQWRKAFQVSLAVSVQPWKWPRKKCPPPATTPRIPDGRRLPRGTEKWKIGWVATARSQLTQSGR; this comes from the coding sequence atggattcgGCTGAGATAGTGACCCTCAAAGAAAAATGCCTAAAGGCACAAGCCCTGTTTAGCAAGAAAGCTTACAGGTTGTTAGAATCAGTGCAACACATGGAGAAAGATGTTCTTATTAGTGAAATTAAAGTCCTCAAAGAAGAGTTTGGAAAAATGCATGACGCTGGCCTAGACTATACTGACGCCTTGGAAGAAACTGTTGGTGCGGAAGAAGAAACAGCGCAGGTCAACGAGGAAATAACCAAGTGCCTTGCTGCCTTCACTAAAGCGCTCCAACATGCCAGGGAGACTCTGTGGTCACAATATGCCGAGGCTGACATCCAGCTGCATGCTGATGGGGCAGAAAAGAAGTGGGCAGAGGTGGAGGCCACTGAAGTGAAGAAGCTGTCTGAGACTGATCACCACGCCCTGAAAAATTGCCTGCGGGAGAAAATTCATGCTCTTGAGGAAAGGGTGCTCGAGTGGGACAGTCTCATCCCTGTGAAGGGTATGGTGTACCATCGGCAGGTGTACAATCTGTGCAACAAGCTGCGTGACTGGGAGCGGAGCTGGCAAAAGTCACAGCGCATCCAGACCAACAAAGAATCCGTGGGGTCTGGAGCTTCACAGCCAACACACCAGGTTCCCAGCACCGCATATGCACCAGCACCAACCTCTGCCACACCTACTGTTTCAAAACCCAAGGTCGCCATAGAGAACCTGGACAAGACAGATTGTGCCACACTTCTTCATCTCCTTGAGCATGTGCAGCCAACCAGCCCCAGAAATCTTTCCTCGCCACCAAGTCAGCCACAGAATGCAGTCATTGACTCCAGCACAGACTGCATGCAAGGACTGGATGCAACCCTGCTCACCCAGACAGAGCTGGAAGGAGAGATGAGGTCCACAAATGATTTCACTGAAGAAAACGATGCGTTGGTGCCATGTGAGAGTAGCGCCGCCATCCATCTGGAAATGGAACCAAGCCTGAAATTCAAGAAAGGATGTGAAGCAGGGATGAAGGACACTGGGAGACCACAAGAAAGTGAAATCTCAGTCACGGGTGATGCCCACCTAGAGAATGTCAAATCTAGCCCTGCATCCCTCCTTCTGTACAAAACAGTACACATGACTGCTGGGCTGCAAGAAAGTAAAAGCTCAGCCAGAAGCAACCAGCTACATTCCACATCTGACCCTGTGTATCCTTCGAAGCCAGAGCCATCAAACCCAGCTAAAATGGCAGAGGGGTCTGGTCACTTCAGAAAAGAAACCATAAAAGTGGATGAAGTAACACCAGCCAAGCCTGCCGCCAAACTTACTCCAACGAAGCCACCTGCGGCTGAGTCTGACTGCAACACTGGTCAGTCAGAGAAAGGTCATAGGAGGCCCTCTGCCGTAGGACAATGGAGGAAGGCATTCCAGGTGTCGCTCGCTGTAAGCGTCCAGCCCTGGAAATGGCCAAGGAAAAAGTGCCCACCACCTGCGACAACCCCTCGCATTCCAGATGGTCGCCGACTGCCTCGAGGAACCGAGAAGTGGAAAATTGGCTGGGTGGCAACAGCCAGGTCCCAGCTCACCCAAAGTGGGAGGTGA